One region of Streptomyces sp. NBC_00442 genomic DNA includes:
- a CDS encoding pyridoxal-phosphate-dependent aminotransferase family protein, whose product MTHPLLDLAPLTAAHFAAIERRVAALLATEQDVVIMQGEALLPLEGCIRGAALPGSTALNVVTGPYGQTFGNWLRDCGAEVVDLEVPFHAAVTAEQIDRALTERPEIDFVSLVHAEAATGNTNPVAEIGEVVRRHGALFMLDAVASVAAEPLLVDAWGVDLCVIGGQKAMGGPAGVSAVSVSARAWERIAANPKAPRHSYLSLLDWKQRWIDGGRTALPHAPAQLEMLALEACVERIDSEGLAAVTARHASAAAATRAGALALGGGLLPYVHEAADAAPVATTLRVPDAVDAGELVAKALAADPSLPLIAGGGALATTMVRVNHYGVDATRGVVQSSLAALGAALGEYGIAVDLEGARRAVSEAW is encoded by the coding sequence GTGACACACCCGCTCCTGGACCTGGCCCCGCTGACCGCCGCCCACTTCGCGGCGATCGAGCGACGGGTGGCCGCCCTGCTCGCCACCGAACAGGACGTGGTGATCATGCAGGGCGAGGCGCTGCTCCCCCTGGAGGGCTGCATCCGGGGCGCGGCGCTTCCCGGCTCCACCGCGCTCAACGTGGTGACCGGTCCCTACGGGCAGACCTTCGGCAACTGGCTGCGCGACTGCGGGGCCGAGGTCGTCGACCTGGAGGTGCCCTTCCACGCGGCGGTCACCGCGGAGCAGATCGACCGTGCGCTCACCGAACGCCCGGAGATCGACTTCGTTTCGCTCGTGCACGCGGAGGCGGCGACCGGCAACACCAACCCGGTCGCGGAGATCGGTGAGGTGGTGCGCCGGCACGGAGCGCTGTTCATGCTGGACGCGGTGGCCTCGGTGGCCGCCGAGCCGCTCCTGGTCGACGCCTGGGGCGTGGACCTGTGTGTGATCGGCGGACAGAAGGCGATGGGCGGCCCGGCCGGCGTCTCGGCGGTTTCCGTCAGCGCCCGCGCCTGGGAGCGGATCGCCGCCAACCCGAAGGCGCCCCGCCACTCCTACCTCTCGCTCCTGGACTGGAAGCAGCGCTGGATCGACGGCGGCCGCACGGCCCTGCCGCACGCGCCGGCCCAGCTGGAGATGCTGGCCCTCGAGGCGTGCGTGGAGCGCATCGACTCCGAGGGCCTGGCCGCGGTGACGGCCCGGCACGCCTCGGCCGCGGCGGCGACCCGGGCGGGCGCCCTCGCGCTCGGCGGCGGCCTTCTCCCCTACGTGCACGAGGCCGCGGACGCCGCCCCGGTGGCCACGACCCTGCGCGTGCCCGACGCGGTCGATGCCGGGGAGCTGGTCGCCAAGGCTCTCGCCGCCGACCCGTCGCTGCCCCTGATCGCGGGCGGCGGGGCACTGGCGACGACGATGGTCCGGGTCAACCACTACGGCGTGGACGCCACGAGGGGCGTGGTCCAGTCGTCGCTCGCCGCGCTCGGGGCGGCGCTGGGTGAATACGGGATCGCGGTGGACCTGGAGGGCGCCCGCAGGGCCGTTTCCGAAGCGTGGTGA